The window GAGATGCTAGAGTTAGAGTGTGAAGTTTATGAGGGTGTAGGTACAGTTGAAAAAGATATAATAGAAAAAGAGTTACATTTCCAAAGAGGAGATGTAGGAGAATATGTTGTAAGGTCAACTCAATCAAGAGTAAAATATAAAGGAACACATTTTGAATTATTCAATCCTGTGGATATAAAAAAAGGAGATGTATTAATTGAATCATCACTTTATGGACAATATGCAGGAGAGTTACATATAGCTAGAAAAGATATGAAAAATTCAGGAAAAACAAGTGTTGTAGGAAGAATAAATCCTAATTATATGGGATTATTAGACAGTATTAAACCTTGGCAAAAATTCAAAATTAAAATAAAAAAGTAATAAAATCGGTTTAGGAGGATAAAAATGGTAGATTTTACAGAAGAGGAATTAGAAGAGATAATATTTTCAATAGTTGCATATGCAGGAGAAGCTAAAGGATGTGCTCATCAAGCATTAGCATTTGCAGAAGAGGGGAAATTTGAAGAAGCTGAAGAGTGTATGAAAGAGTGTGATGCAGCAGTATTAAAAGCTCACCACGTTCAAACTGATATGATACAAAAAGAAGCTGGAGGACAAAAGATTCCTTTATCAATAGTTTTCGTTCATGCTCAAGATCATTTAATGACAGCTTTATCAGAAAGAGAATTAATTAAAAAAATGATAAAGTTAAATAAAAGATTATTTGCTTTAGAAAATAAATAATTAAATAAAAAACCCCTTGAAATTTCAAGGGGTTTTAATTTTATTATTATGCTAACCAAGCTCCAAACATCCAGATATGTTTTTGATATAAAGCAGCTATATCAGTAACTAAAGTAAGAGTTTCTTGATCATCCTCTTTTTCAGCGATTCCCATTATGATATTAATTTCAGCTAAAAGAAGTTTGAAATCCTCTAACATTAATTTTACAGCTTCTTTAGCTGGATATGCTTTAGTTTCAGCTTCAGCTAAAACAGTATGTTTTAAATAGATTTCTAAAGATCCAAAAGGTCTGTGTCCAATCATTAAGATTCTCTCAGCAACAGAGTCGATTTGTCCATCAATTTCAGCCATTATTCCATCAAGCATTGGATGTATAACGAAGAAATGCTCTCCAGTTAAATTCCAGTGGAAGTTGTGTACTTTAGTTTTAAATACGTGTAAATCTCCTACAAATTTGTTCATTTGAAATACTAGATCTTTATTTTCCATAAAAAATCCTCCTTTTAATTAAAACCGGTGGTTTTATTTTCTAACTTCACTTTCATTATTCGGGGATTTTCAAAATTTCCTTCAAAGAAAAAAAAAAAATAATTAATATGTCATATTTGTAATCGTAACACTTATTTTTTTACAAACTTCTTTCATAGCTATAACAATTTCATCAATATGCTCTTTATTAGCTTCGGTACTAAAAAATGGACAGCTTAGAG of the Cetobacterium sp. NK01 genome contains:
- a CDS encoding PTS lactose/cellobiose transporter subunit IIA; its protein translation is MVDFTEEELEEIIFSIVAYAGEAKGCAHQALAFAEEGKFEEAEECMKECDAAVLKAHHVQTDMIQKEAGGQKIPLSIVFVHAQDHLMTALSERELIKKMIKLNKRLFALENK
- a CDS encoding Dps family protein → MENKDLVFQMNKFVGDLHVFKTKVHNFHWNLTGEHFFVIHPMLDGIMAEIDGQIDSVAERILMIGHRPFGSLEIYLKHTVLAEAETKAYPAKEAVKLMLEDFKLLLAEINIIMGIAEKEDDQETLTLVTDIAALYQKHIWMFGAWLA